In Verrucomicrobiota bacterium, the DNA window CGGACTGCTCACTGACTCACTCGACCAACTGGAACGCGGCGAAGTTTACGTTGCCGGTGGTGGCACGGGGCGTTGTGCCTACTGGGGAGAGATCCTCACCGCGACCGCCAAAAGCCGCGGTGCTGTTGGTGCTGTTGTGCATGGACCCCATCGAGACACCCCAAAAGTATTGGAGCAAAACTGGCCCGTCTTTAGCACGGGCCGCTACGCGCAGGATTCGGGTGTGCGGACCCAAGTGGCCGCCTACCGTTGCCCAATTGAAATCGGCGGGGTTTGGATTGAACCGGGCGACCTTGTTTTTGGAGATCTGGACGGCGTGCTGATCGTTCCTCGCAAACACGAAGAAGAGGTTCTTACCCGCGCATTCGAGAAGGCCTCGGCCGAGAATCTTGTTCGGAAACAGATTGAAGAAAACGGGATGAGCAGCACAGAGGCCTTCAAGAAATATGGCGTGCTTTAAATCCAGAGGCGCACTCAAAATCGGTAAGAGACCATGACATCTGAGGCAGAAACACCGGTAAAGGCATTCGTAATCGATCGACGAGACAATACTGCAACAGCATTGGAATCTATCCGTAAAGGCGAAAGAATTTTATTTGTTGGGGATTCGAACATGAAGTGCCTGATCGCCATTGAAGACATTCGAGCGGAACACAAATTGGCTTTGAGACCGATATCGAAGGATTCAGCCGTAGTAAAATACGGCATGCCGATAGGTCATGCCACCCGACCTATTGCTGCGGGAGAATGGATACACCTGCATAACTGTGGGAGCAACTATGACGAGCGCTCCAACCACTTGGATACCGAATCAGGTGCTCCTTCTGATATCGATTATGTCTAAGAGTTTTCCAGATCTTCAGTGGACGGGCTACCGGCGTCTCGACGGACGCAAGGGCGTCCGTAACATCACCCTCGTCATCTACACCGTCGAGTGTGCTAAATTCGTTGCCGAAGGGATCGCCCACGGGGAAGACAGCGCGCACGTAATCGGATTTTCCGGATGCTATGATAACGCCTATGCCATCCGCATGCTCCTGGCGCTGGCTCGTCATCCAAACGTCGGCGCGGTCCTCTCTGTTGGGCTTGGGTGCGAATACACACAGCCAGCCAGAATCGCCCGAATCGTTGAAAAATCGGGAAGGCCCTCCGACCATTTTTTCATCCAGGATCACGGCGGCACCCGGTCTAGCATCTTGAAAGGCAAGGAGGATTTGCACCGACTACAGCAGGAATCTGAGGCTCAATTAGAAAAGGTGCCGATGGGACTCGGAGATCTCTTGATCGGCTGCGAGTGTGGTGGTTCAGATGCGACTTCGGGTTTGGCCGGAAATCCAGTCGTCGGGCGTATGTTTGACCGACTCATCGAAACAGGAGGCCAGGCGCTTTTTGAGGAAATTGTCGAGCAAATCGGCCTGAAGGATATCTTGCTTTCTCGAGCAAAGAACCCTGAAGTGCGCAAACAACTCGCTCACACCTATGCGAAGGCTGAGAGGTATTGTCGGGATGTCCGC includes these proteins:
- a CDS encoding RraA family protein, with the protein product MQLPSNDTTRFEKIKNQLYTPVVGDILDQLGCYHQFLPREVQPLREEMVVVGRAMPALIIDVHGEQERPFGLLTDSLDQLERGEVYVAGGGTGRCAYWGEILTATAKSRGAVGAVVHGPHRDTPKVLEQNWPVFSTGRYAQDSGVRTQVAAYRCPIEIGGVWIEPGDLVFGDLDGVLIVPRKHEEEVLTRAFEKASAENLVRKQIEENGMSSTEAFKKYGVL
- a CDS encoding UxaA family hydrolase, with amino-acid sequence MTSEAETPVKAFVIDRRDNTATALESIRKGERILFVGDSNMKCLIAIEDIRAEHKLALRPISKDSAVVKYGMPIGHATRPIAAGEWIHLHNCGSNYDERSNHLDTESGAPSDIDYV
- a CDS encoding UxaA family hydrolase → MSKSFPDLQWTGYRRLDGRKGVRNITLVIYTVECAKFVAEGIAHGEDSAHVIGFSGCYDNAYAIRMLLALARHPNVGAVLSVGLGCEYTQPARIARIVEKSGRPSDHFFIQDHGGTRSSILKGKEDLHRLQQESEAQLEKVPMGLGDLLIGCECGGSDATSGLAGNPVVGRMFDRLIETGGQALFEEIVEQIGLKDILLSRAKNPEVRKQLAHTYAKAERYCRDVRQYSASPGNFAGGLTTIEEKSLGAFAKSGSHPIEGIIKVSQSPSHAGLWLMDSVPDEHFMQFGYTNPNDSEGLMDLISSGAQIVLFVTGRGSVIGSPISPLVKITGNSRTYARMKEDMDFDAGRVLTGEISLDDAAEELIELIVSIAAGEPSKPEAIGHREYFIPYKHQDIPSLEAGCRE